From the genome of Lentisphaera araneosa HTCC2155:
TTAGCATCTTTATGAACAAGATCTAGGACACTCTTACGTTTATTTAAACGAGCTATGACAGTTTCACTAGAATCCCCCTTTTGAGCAAATAGGGTCTTATATAAATCCAATGGTGAGTTTAAAGCTGGCATGGAATGACCACGTTCATCGGAAGACAATGAGTAACCGCTGCCATGACCTGCACCTTGTCCTGGCATGTTATCATTACCAGATAAAACAAGCGAAGTAAAACGACACTCTTTGCCAATTGTTTTGGCGGCAATTTGATCACATGAAATACCGGCTTCATGTTCGCGGTAGCTACCACAACTCAAGTGATGATGACTCCCACCATGCGGATTACTCACTCCCAAATTAGTTAAATTTCTAACCATGGTGATATCATTTTTATGACGTTCCAAGGGCTTCATTGTATGAGTCAGACCAATCTCTGAAAACTTACCCGCCTGCTCAGGGAAAAAGCTTTTATTATCTTTCCCATGGTACGCGTGAGTAAAACCATAGCCTCCACCGAGAAAAACCATTCTCTTGAGCGCTGGGGCTGATTGTTTGGCTGCCATTGAATCTAGATAAGGCAAGGCCAATAAACAGCTAGTAGTTTTTAGAAATGAACGACGGTTTATTAAATTTGTTATAAGTGGCATAAGCTTTCTCTGTTTAATTCTTAATAAAAAGTGGACTTTCTATGACGGCGTAAATCATATCTTTTATACGGAAATTTTGCTCTTTGGTCTTAGAAATGATTTCATCGATGTGAGACATATCAGTAAACTCAATGTCTCTACCTAAACTATATACCAAAAGCGATTCAATCATATTGCGAGCTAGTTTCTCCTCGTATCCCACTAAGTGCTTGGTAAATTCCGAATAACTTTCAAAGGTTTTACCATCTGCAAATGAACCCGCAACTTTAATTGGAATCTCATCTCTAGAAACTCTTTCCGTCTCGCGCCAACGACCAATGACATCAAAGTTTTCTATCGCCAGTCCCAT
Proteins encoded in this window:
- a CDS encoding DUF1552 domain-containing protein — its product is MPLITNLINRRSFLKTTSCLLALPYLDSMAAKQSAPALKRMVFLGGGYGFTHAYHGKDNKSFFPEQAGKFSEIGLTHTMKPLERHKNDITMVRNLTNLGVSNPHGGSHHHLSCGSYREHEAGISCDQIAAKTIGKECRFTSLVLSGNDNMPGQGAGHGSGYSLSSDERGHSMPALNSPLDLYKTLFAQKGDSSETVIARLNKRKSVLDLVHKDAKNVQRKLASEDAEKLDQYFTSVREIEQTLSRERAWANIPKQQAPFAPPSEGMDGAKEVNLVYDMMIIALQADMTRVISYRQPVASVIKSLGISLSPHTLSHYGSSGESRMASEQRDKKIMELYAGFIDR